ttttctcttgtgaaaaactcgtcagtttatattccgctgcaagtttaggccaacggtagaaagggttgaatttttgtaaaaacgcctattcaccccctctagacgaCAAAAATGGGTATagatccaaaaatcatgaaactagttCTATTAGCTTTGTATTATCATTCTCTACAGGTTAAAAATATTAGCAACCATGATATGTGTAATGTAATTCAtataattaatgaaatatgtttcaGCTTCATGAATTCacaattaattattggtaagtccaaaattggtgaacctTATTTTGTTAATCTTTTTATGTTCTACACTGTTTATTAAGAATACTCACCCTCAAGTTATACATAATTAACTTTATATTTAGGATTAAGCTTTGGTTTAAGCTCAATTTATCCTTGAAAATGTTAAACAATTAACAATAACCTAAACTAAGGAATCATTGATGCTATAAACTCATGACAAGATGCGTTGCATCTCCACTAGTGTCATGCATTGTAGAGCATCTTTCATCATATGACATCCATACTCATTTGTTATGTATAGTTCTTTTATTAAGAAATTGACGCTTTGGAGAGTCGCGAATTTGAACCCCAAAACGACCAGAGGAAAATAACATCATATATCCTATATATTACgcaaaaaatatgtttttggtGCAAAAATAAATCTTAAAAATAGGAATAATTTGGATAAGAGTTTTGACAATGTTATTTAatcctatttatttttttatataatttataattcaaatagatgctaataaattctagaaaaatcctagaagaccctagaaaatcatagattgtTCTGGaaaattcttgaaaaaaaaatcctaatttcatatgtagttaatctttttgtcctattttaatctttcaAAAGCCATAACATGTCAACCATAGCTCTGGTTTTGACCCATTCTTCCGCTGAAATTGCCAAAAAATGTGATATTATGTGTGATGATGATTGTTTTATGTTGTTTGGATCATTTTGTattttggtgtttatgtgttgcctttttaCTTATGTTCGCGAGTAGACACTAATGTTCCAAGGAGCTATAAGGACTTCAGGACCAAGACTTCAAAGAACCAACTTAGTTTTGTGAAGGCAAGATGTGGTATTGACCATATTTATCTcagtttttaaaatgtttttattttataaatacgcatgctaataatattgccAAGAATACCAAGAGTTTGGCTTTAACctagtttttccttatcattcttgtcaccatggttttggttatggaagggtagatgatgcttagtctTGCTTTGGAaagatggtgatcatgataatggctAAACTGAATAAGATAATGGTCCTAAGCAACTATAAtaaaaagatgatgatctaattttggtagcaacatggaattagAGTTTGAGCAATTGGTTTTGATGAGACTGATACATGATGTATGGTTAGATTTGTGGTAGTCATGTTCAAATCTAAGGATCAGTTCATAGAGTGATCTTTCTAAGttaatagtacaaccacaagacTTGTATGAGATAggtctagccaattaatttgctttactctccCTATTGTGTACACAATTTGGTTGTATGGAACAAAAGGGAACTTCCAGGGTTTCCATTGGCGCAAGATAGAGCTTTCGTTGTTAAGGTGTATTCAcgtagcggtgaaaccttagcgggtgaGAGGGGTTTTGTAGAGGATTTGTAGTGGTCTCTCGATGCACATCTCataagtgtgtaaggtactgatGGGTGTTGACGAAAGAGTTGATCATGActtgggtaaagtgtacaacctctctATAGTGTAAAATTGGTTAATCAGTCGTACTCACGATGAGTGGCAAgaaaacctcacatgattagaacttgatagTTTGGATGGTTTGGTCAATTATAGTGGTGGAAACTATAATTGAGGTGTTGTTCAACAATGATGGTAAGAACAATGGTTGAGGTGTTGAAAGGTTGgctaagtcaagatggttggaatctttaGATGATTGTTAATTTATTGTTATTCACTTAGTCATTACTTGTTTTTAAGCTATTTTaatgtaaatattattttatgcaaaagagccataaATGTCGTATTACTGTTCAAGACTTCATAAGCATATTATTTCCTCACAACATGCTGAGTACgatatgtgctcacccttgctatcaccaaacactcaattAGAGAAGACATTGGAGAGTTTTCTGAAGATAGATCGTTCTAAGCTGTTTTCTACATCGGTTTGCCTGTGGAGTCATTGTAACGGACAGAGTCTACGTAATGATCTTGAGTTTTGAAGGTTACTTTTGTAAGACGATTaattatgattaattaaaatattataatgatattcatatataaagtcactatatgtttaaatttattttttggttcaacacatagatgagatttgTCATTTTTCTTGGATTGGTCTCAACAACATGTGAACAAGACTCCACAAACATTGATCTCTTTCTATCCCTCTTTCTCAGTTCAAACTGAGACATTCCTATTgttcaaaaattctagaaatttttgacgatgttccataattcatatgCGGTTAATTTTAACTTGGACCGAAAAAGCCCGAGCcaattttaaactaaaattcatcAAATTGGTTAGTTTTAGAACTTGCATGAATTTTAAAGGGTGTCAAGTTAATTACTAAAATCTAGGAAACtaaattcagtaatattcatCATAAATATTGAGTTGTGAACTTTTAGAACTTGTGCAAATTTTTTTAGGCTTACATTTAATTCCCTAAAAATTCTGGGAAAATTTAGTAATATTCATCATAAATCATTGACTAATCTAAAATTACTTCCAACACTAAATTGCATAGGGATTTTTTGGGTTCCGTCACAATGCATCATTTATTATtaaatttgatgatttttgtttaaattcaaaAGCATTTAATAAAtgctcaaaaaattcaaaaaattgtgcCAATGATGCTTATGAGTGCTCAATGACACGAAATGCAATTTTGGATTGTGACAATATTCATGTTCGTGTGAGTAAGTGCTTGTCACTTTTGCTCGACTTTACTAGCAAATTCTAAGGATGTATTCAGGTGTTGTCCATTTCTGACAGAAAATACTATTTTCTTGATgttttcaaagaaaaagaaaaaatccatTTATTCTCGTTCTTCACTAGTTTTATGATGTAATTGTTTTTCCTACTCAAAATTGGGTTTGCTAAGTATTTTTACTCACACTtgtgttttatttggtttttagttACCAAGCGATCGCGACATGCATGGGGTGGCAGTAGCACCTTCGACTTGAGCGTGCACACACACCCATGACCATAATCAGttattcatattacataagtgGAACTTTATTGTTTGTTTCATTCAATTAAACTCTTGTTAGGTTGAGAAGGTATTGTGGTTAGGGTGGTCACCTACATTGGGTGTTTGGGTTGTGATGTGATATTTATCTATGGAAATTATGATATTCATGCAATTACTATGTGATTTGATTGTCTAGGATATAAGTAGTTACAAGGGAAACTCTACCAAAATTTTCCATAAATTACAGACATATTGACATTTAGGTGTGATTTAGTGGCACTCTAGGTATGTGGATACTTGGGGCGATACAATAACTATGATGGATGAAAAATTGTGTGAGATAGGAATTTTCAAGCCACGTGAGATGCCTATGTGTGGTAGTGATTCATGACATATGTGGTCTATCATGATTGACATTTAAATGGGAAGGAATCGTCTGTTCATCCAGGAACCTAGGTTGTATACTGAGTTGTTATCCTCTGTAAGACTATCTTCAACAGATACTTTATAAATTCatcccctataatactattacagtattccctaatactattacagtaaccaatatttttttttatctccaatagctattatattttctaacttctATTACTCTTTCTCTCTTTACGGGTCTATATGCATCATCTGTGAATAGTGATAGAGATGAGTGAAGAATCGGCATATATGAGGTAAACCTCCTCCGTCCTCTATCACTGTAGCACACATGCGGCTGCTGGAGAGCATTGGCCACATGTCGTCTGTAAAAGAGCTGTAGCACCTGGAGAGCATTTGCTgtagcactggagcatttacAGGTCAACAGTGAGTTCAGATCAAATTGTTTTATTGAGATCGTGGGACCTGTATTGTTAAGGGAATTGGTACTTAACCAATAAGCTATAGTTGTTACAACAATAATCTCTTTTTGATTTTGCTTCTTTTCTTTGTCCAATGAAGAAAATGGTTAGTGGATCGGCAGTGTAACTTCCAAGGTGTAGTATTGGTACTCGATGATTTTTGGTACGTTTTTCCTCAACTTGCAACTCGTGGTAATGTTAACTTACTATAGGAAGTTGGAATTACTTTTTTTTCGAGCAGTAAGGTTGGAATTACTTTGTGAGCTTGCTATAAGTTTCGACCTGATCTAAAGTAATGAAATCGACATCAAAGTGGTGTTACAATGCAAGCATTTCAAtaaattttaatcttttttgttatggacttatatttttttccaaTTGAGAGGGTTGATGAGATCCACTCCGGCAGTTTATAATTAGAcagttttttttgcattttcttgGAGTACCATTACTCTTGTAAAATTAGTTGTCAATGACACGATGCTCGTTCAAGGCTAAAGCAACCAGAGTTGTGAAAAATCATTTATCTTGTTATGTTATTTATAGTAATTAAGCATACACATGGATATTTGAATCAATATGATTATTTGTATTTTACCAATTATTTGCTGAACTGAATCTAATACCAGTCTAAATTGGCTCGTTACAAAGATGCGAAACTATAAATAGCAGTAGAAGTGAATGATCTTAGCCACCCGGGACAGCGACCGCAAGATCTCTGCCACCGAGCTGCAGCTTGGCTTGAAGGTAGCGGTCGGCGATGACATGTCAGCCGAGGACATCAAGGCATTGCTACAAGATCTCTAACTTTTTCCATGGCTGACGGTTTAGTTCATTTGGTATACATTTGTTTGTATCCCAATGTAGGGAAATCTTGGTCGGTAAATTTTTATCATTGATTGGTTTTCACATTTGGGAAATGTCCAATTTACATTAGAAATACTCTCgaccatttgaaaaaaaaaaaaaggaatacaCTAAGCCGTCAGCTACCCGTAGATAACCCTCAGTAAAAGTCGGAGATCTTGCAGGCGTTGAACAGACACGGATGGAAATGGGCTGCTGGACGAAGAAGAATTTGTGAGGCTGGCACAAGAAATGGAAGCGGAtcagaaggaggagaagcgttTAGAGTGTATGAGATGCAGGGGAGAGAGGGTGCATCACGCCGCTGAGCCTGAAACTGATGCTAAGCAAGCAGGACTCGCACCAGGACATTGCAGAGTGCCAGGCCATAATCTGCAAGTTCGATCTGCATGGGGACGGGGTTCTCAGCTTCGATGAGTTCAAGACTATGATGATGGGATAAGATGCCAATATGGTTTCTACCTAGCTTATGTATCGTTATCGAATCACTTGGTCGTCAAAGCTGTAGCTCCTGTATGAATTTGTTTGGTCACAGGTAATTTCATTTTTGTGTGGATTTAATCTATAATACTAGatatatttaatttaatccTAGAAGGACACGATATAATGAGATGTGAATTTCCACAACTGACACTAAACAAAGATTGTGGCAACTTAGTGGAAGTTCTCAAGGACTGCATCTCgaagagctagaacaagggtaCCTAGTTATGTTGCACATATACGCGATGGACCAATCCAACTAGATAGTATCATAGTAATAGGTCACTGATATAGTGATATCCAAACATACCAAACTGAGAGCTGCGTAACAATTTTCACGAACTTTTTCTGCCAATGCATTACATTAGGACACGTTTGTAACGAGGAATTTCAAAGGAATCTCACGGAAATTATACCATTAATTTTCAAGCGAAATTAAATTCCTGCCTACTGTATTTCAGCGTGACGAATGCCGACTCCATCATCATCTTAACGTCCTTATGATGTCATCAGCTGGGCCCGATGTGGGCACCATTTCCAGCACTTTACCGGAATGTTCAAGTCGCCCATGAAGTCGTTGGGAGGTAGACGTCACCACCCACTTCACTTTCGGCGAAGTGTCTGCGCAGCTCACCTGGACTGCACTCATTGTCTATCTGATCCTTAAGAGATTCGTTAGCAGAATGTATTCTCCTCACCAGCTCATTCGCGTTCATGTTTAGTATGTGTGTACGAGTGTTAGTTGAACAACCTGACACAAAGAGGCCAAAAGTAGCTAGAGATCAGAGAAGCTAGAGAGAGAGTGAGATGGAGTCTAGCAGCAGACACCGTGTCTCTCTCCTGCTGCTGGTGATCATCGGGTGCTGCGGCTGCCGCGCGCAGATCCCGATCCCGGCGAGAACGGACGGGTTCGTGTATGCCGGGAAGCCGCCGGTGTTAGCACTAATCTTGACTTACATATATTTTAAAGTCTTGTATATATGTTAGATGTGTTAGTGCATTAGTTGTTGGACGTTTTGCATGAGCATGTGTCTGGAAACGTGATGAGTTCACGTTGAGGCCGGGAAGTAGTGCGTATATGTCATGCACGAGGAGAAGTGcatctatgcatgtgtgtgtTGCATGTAGGAGTTAGCTTAgtttgctgcatgcatgcatgttagtTAGGCACGTCTCTGAGGCGTGGCTGGTGGTCAGGTTAGTGGCCGCTTCATGCATGAGTTAGTGGCTCATGCAAGTGGAGTTTGTGCGTGCGTGCGCATGAGACCATTCCTGTACGTGCCTGTGATCAAGGCTATATAAGCCATGTACTCGTTTGTTTAATTAAAAGAGTGAATACAGAAAAGGGGCGTGAGTCGCCGCATATCTGCGCTCTCGTGTGAGTGTGTCTACAACAGAGCTTGTGTTCGCGTGAGTTTCTTCCAAGGTGATCGCGTGAGCTCGCTGCTGCGCGAGTTTGATCCTTGGTCGATTCCCAACAGCCGGCGTGGGGCCAGACGGTGGTGGTCGAAGCGTTCGTCGACCCGGTCTGCCCTGACAGCCGCGACGCGTGGCCGCCACTGAAGAAGGCCGTCGAGCACTACGGCTCGCGCGTGTCCGTCGTCGTGCACCTCTTCCCCCTGCCGTGAGTGCAACCGAATCcactccttgccatttttcGCGAAAATCCATTCTTGCCTTATTTTACTTATATCACCTCTGTATTGATattctttattatttttatactttaaatacaactttttaaaaacaATTTCTAGTCACAGTTTCAAAACATTATTCACCACTAAAATTTTCTGATTTATCGCATGGGGATGATACCAAATATATTcatccaaaaaaatatatatttctatatCATTCTAATTCTTGTAAGTTTTGTTTATGCATACTTAGAAACAATAATGGTCCATTCGCAAAAAACAAGAAATACTAATGGTCAACTATGTTCATTACAGACATTGCTCATCTTCTACGCGACAAGTAGACCAGACACCTGCAGAAAGTTTTTCTACGGATGTACTTTAGCACCATGATAGTGAACGTTAATATGATCGCAATATATTTTCGAATCAACTTtgctactaatttttttaaccACTTGTCCTTTGGATAAGTTCTTTAGAGAGTCTTGTTTCACGCTCATATCTGCTTCCATCTGATCAACGGTCACTGCTATAGAGTCAAAAATAACGGTACATCAATATCGATTGTATTGGAACTAGAATTCAGGGGTATCAATGTGGATTCTTAAGATTTCACATGCGAACAATGAGTGAGCtgttaagaaccgacactgatatatcAATatacatcagtgccagttttattcataaactggcactgataatcagtatcagtgttggttctagCTACGGACCAACCCTGATAGTAAGTATCTGTGTCGGTTCTAGCCATAACACTTATGATTGCTATTGTcatagcttattttaaaaaattattactttttcacacaaagttggatgggaaaaaactttatatgaaaattgtagattTCGACGAGttctacaactttttagttgataactttttaatttgagatcatttaaatacccaaatgaTGTTAACAAAGTTTCAACTCTGTTCAATGACAacacatcttaaaaaattcataacgttttcatacgaagtcggatggagacaaactttatatgaatattatagctctcgatgagatctacaatttcgtagttgatcagttttttatttgagatcatttagatatccattTAGCCATTCAAACGTTgggtcagaagatgtcaaaaggattgattttgctattataatcGAGAACCAACGATAGCTCAGATGGTTAGAGCGGTCATACGTTAGGGTCTGCTATGAGGTcatgagttcgagtcctggTTGCTGCATGTAAGCAAAAGTTTTCTAGTTGAATCTTTACAATGGCTCTggttgcaaaaaaagaaaaacaaaatccTTGCTTTTTTCAGCCCCAAAAGTTTGAATCGGAAAAAACTATATCAGTGCGgttccaaccggcactgatactagtccAGAACCactaactggcactgatatagttttcagtgccggttccagatccggcactgatactcactGACTAGTCACTAATATTGAAAACATTTTACTAGAGACAAATGACATTCAACTAGATAACTTATTACAGGATATCAAGATAGTTTTATTATAAATATACAACATTCACCTAGAGAACATTTTATTGGAGATTAAAAACTTTTTTCTACGGAATTAAAAGCATCCAAGGAACTTTTTTCTAGATATTTATTGATCCACTCtagtttaattaattaatttttattttttattatctaattaattaattagattaaattAAAGCGAATAAACGAATGCCCATGGATCGATCCATACACATCCCAAGTCATGAGGATATGCATGTCAGCTAGATTTTCCTCTAGCGAATTAGCAAATATTTGCCCTCAAGTGGCTGGCGGACACTTAGATTGCATGCCCAGCCCAGTACAAACTATGTACATGCCCAACCATAGTTATCAATTCCACTTTGGTATGATCCGAATCAGAATGTTCATTCTGTCGGGTAAACCGGAATGCAAAGTTTTGTGCTCCATTCTACTTGTCATTCCGCTTCATTGCTCATTCCGACTAGAAACGATCTGGAATGACCTATTCCACCGAAATAGCCGGTATGCCCTATTCCAGTCCACAAAATATTATTAAGAAGGACAAAGTTGTAGCATGAAAAAACGTTTAGGTGAATATAAATGTCAATGTAATTGTATTCAATAAAAATATTGTATTCTATATATGTTCAATGAAAATGGAGTGCCCGTTATTCAATTTCATTTGGATTTTACAATAGATTATGGATTTATATATTCTTTTATAATAATAAGGAAATACCCAGTTCAAAAACATTACATTCCAATAAGCAAAACGGAATGGCAACCACAGTGAAATTGACACGTATGGTCCCAACAAATCAGATTTACGGGCTTGCCGATTAGAAAGTGGACCATCGTCACGAGAAAACATAAAAAAGTAATAGCATTGGTGCGTGTCAATTCACCCAGCCATTATTAATGGAACGCATGGCCCAGTCTTTAGGCATAAGAAAAAAGCGAGAAAAACAAGTGATCTTCCTTTCCTGAGACATCATACTTTATCTAAAATAGAGAGACCTTGCCTTTCACCTAATAAAGGAGGCCTTAGTTTTATTTATCTCAGTAGCATTACCAGACcacttaaaaatattattatctTAATTTTGGTAGCTCTTTCTCCACTTTTCCATTTGAGGGAAGTCCACATTATACAGCAGACATAGAAGTACTAGACTGGTAAATCCTTGGCATAACTGTGTTGTATCTGTCCCAAGAGGCCAAGACACACGGTAAGGAAAGCAAGCCGTGACAAGGGATCTTTTCGGGCCTACTCATCTAATAAACAATATCGATGCTACTGTAACATTGTCGAGTCGATAATTGCTAAAAGAAGAGTGAATTTCACGAAAacaacatgtttgtcaaaactGCAATACAATCACAATTTTACGCAGAAGTTTCAGAGAACTGCAATTCCAATTGTGGTTCTATGATTGTGTTTTGCTGGTGGTGGTGTGGTTTGCGAAATTTACTGAAAACAAATAATGTAGAAATGCATTGTAGTGACGGTAGGATCCTATTAAGCCCTGTAGCTAGTAATCTTGCCCTCATTTGGACGTATTGGATTCCAGCTTTGACGTATGTAGACGTCAAACTTCCTTGCAAGGGGCATAAATAGGGCAAGGATCAGAAAGCGTACTTGATGTTTTGATCGAAAATTTAGTATTCTCCTTAACAGCAGTAATTAGATAGCCTCATAAACAAAATGACTTCCTTTCTGATACAACTTACTGTCTGAAATGTGCAGTTACCACAGCAATGCCTTCATTGCTTGCCGGTCAATTCATACGGTGAACAAGATGAATCCGTCGTTCACATATCCCCTGCTCGAGAGATTCTTCAAGTACCAGGTTTTCTCTCTCTAATCATTGATACATTTTACATATCGAAATCAAAAGTTAATTACTAAAAACGGTGGTACTTCAAATACTTCTAAAacattttattaaaaaagaatCTTTATTAATTATTGTAGTCACATCAAAATAATACGACACATAATAtttctaaaatatatatagCAAATTTGAATCATTAATACAAAACCAGTTATGAGTCACAGAGTATCATAGTCGGTTCTTAGGAGTGACCATCTAAATCATATTAGATGAGGAAAAACCACGTGTGATATATAATAGATAGTTCTACATTAAGAGTCAT
This genomic window from Phragmites australis chromosome 7, lpPhrAust1.1, whole genome shotgun sequence contains:
- the LOC133923935 gene encoding uncharacterized protein LOC133923935, whose protein sequence is MESSSRHRVSLLLLVIIGCCGCRAQIPIPARTDGFVYAGKPPPAWGQTVVVEAFVDPVCPDSRDAWPPLKKAVEHYGSRVSVVVHLFPLPYHSNAFIACRSIHTVNKMNPSFTYPLLERFFKYQEGYFNQPTYTKSRATVVDEVTSNLVVPVIGQDNLTAYKAGFNDSQSDQATRISFKNGCARGVTGTPYFFVNGIPLSESGSPLDYKWIYILDPLVGKM